One window of Esox lucius isolate fEsoLuc1 chromosome 25, fEsoLuc1.pri, whole genome shotgun sequence genomic DNA carries:
- the slc43a1b gene encoding solute carrier family 43 member 1b isoform X2, whose protein sequence is MAPSLTQAYQRRWWMAVTAVIENLLFSAVLLGWGSLLIMLKNEGFYSHLCISNETVLSNVSSWDSGIWHSCVDQEEMLNLGFTIGSFLLSAATLPLGILMDKYGPRPLRLLGSACFAFSCAMIAGAAYYPEVLSALIFIAVSFNGFGGICLTFTSLTLPNMFGNVRSTILSLMIGSYASSAVTFPGVKLIYDLGVSFRVIMWVWSGLACLVFLNCFLNWPRESFPDPEDISYTKVKLSDVVMDDKAPGDIFYSHVTTAGETLKQKQPDPISEQLPPAEPAQGESGPSFRSSVCSPIFLWSLITMAMTQLRIIFFMGAMNKMLEFLVTHGDPHPSEKLLMEADQQVGFYSSLFGSLQLLCLLTCPLIGYIMDWRMKECDVTQSQLEPPKRDRKIQKLTNAIRAFIFTNILLVTFGVIQMIDNLPVQILAFIFHTMVRGFVHSCAGGLYAAVYPTNHFGTLTGMQSMISALFALLQQPLFVIMVGHLDGDPYWINLSLLIASLAGFLLPGYLIYHRRSLRREKAMPEREAVNQSERETLHQLENCHPKNHSNGHLSNEA, encoded by the exons ATGGCTCCTTCCCTGACCCAGGCCTATCAGAGGCGCTGGTGGATGGCTGTTACTGCGGTCATAGAGAACCTGCTGTTCTCTGCTGTATTGCTGGGCTGGGGATCACTACTCATCATGCTCAAGAACGAGGGTTTCTATTCACATCTCTGCATAA GCAATGAGACAGTGTTAAGTAACGTGAGTTCCTGGGACAGCGGTATCTGGCATAGCTGTGTGGACCAGGAAGAGATGTTGAATCTGGGTTTTACCATTGGCTCCTTCTTGCTGAGCGCAGCCACTCTGCCGCTTGGGATCCTGATGGACAAATACGGGCCCCGCCCACTCCGCCTCCTCGGCAG TGCCTGTTTTGCTTTCTCTTGTGCCATGATAGCTGGAGCTGCCTACTACCCTGAAG TTCTCTCTGCCCTCATCTTCATCGCTGTTTCCTTCAATGGCTTCGGAGGAATCTGCCTTACCTTCACCTCCCTCACA tTACCCAACATGTTTGGGAATGTGCGCTCCACCATCTTGTCCTTAATGATTGGCTCATACGCCTCCTCCGCCGTCACCTTCCCTGGAGTCAAG CTGATCTATGATCTGGGCGTGTCCTTCAGGGTGATCATGTGGGTGTGGTCTGGGCTTGCCTGCCTCGTCTTCCTCAACTGCTTTCTCAATTGGCCAAGGGAGTCTTTCCCCGACCCAGAGGACATAAGCTACAC GAAAGTGAAGCTGAGTGATGTAGTGATGGATGACAAGGCACCAGGGGACATATTTTATAGTCATGTGACAACAGCGGGAGAGACTCTGAAGCAGAAGCAGCCAGACCCCATCTCAGAACAGCTCCCTCCAGCAGAACCCGCACAGGGTGAAA GTGGCCCTTCATTCCGTAGTTCAGTCTGCTCGCCTATCTTCCTGTGGAGTCTCATCACCATGGCGATGACCCAGCTACGCATCATCTTCTTCATGGGTGCCATGAACAAAATGCTGGAGTTCCTGGTTACCCACGGTGACCCACACC CCTCTGAGAAGCTATTAATGGAAGCTGACCAACAAG TGGGCTTCTACTCCTCTCTTTTTGGCTCCCTGCAGCTCCTCTGCCTCCTAACCTGTCCTTTGATTGGCTACATCATGGACTGGCGAATGAAGGAGTGCGACGTGACCCAGAG CCAACTAGAGCCCCcgaagagagacaggaagatcCAAAAACTGACAAATGCCATACGAGCTTTCATTTTCACCAACATTCTACTAGTCACCTTCGGAGTGATCCAGATGATTGACAACCTGCCTGTACAG ATTCTAGCCTTCATATTCCACACCATGGTCAGAGGCTTTGTTCACTCCTGTGCCGGGGGCCTCTATGCTGCAGT ATATCCAACCAATCACTTTGGGACGTTGACGGGGATGCAGTCGATGATCAGTGCCCTGTTTGCACTCCTCCAGCAGCCtctctttgtcattatggtggGACACTTGGACGGAGACCCTTATTGG ATCAACCTGAGCCTACTCATTGCCTCATTGGCTGGATTCCTGTTGCCCGGATACCTGATCTATCACCGAAGGAgcctgaggagagagaaggCTATGCCAGAGAGGGAAGCTGTTAACCAATCAGAAAGAGAAACGTTACACCAATTAGAAAATTGTCATCCCAAAAACCATTCTAATGGACATCTCAGTAATGAAGCTTAA
- the tmx2b gene encoding thioredoxin-related transmembrane protein 2-B — MALLTPLLAFLYHLPQVYKWLLKPYYVASLFMSIAFLMIRKTPGICEHLSTQREDGNPCDFDWREVEILMFLSAIVMMKNRRAITVEQHVGNIILFSKVANVILFFRLDIRMGLLYLTLCIVFLMTCKPPLYMGPEYIKYFNDKTIDDELERDNRVTWIVEFFANWSPECQSFAAVYADLSLKYNCAGLKFGKVDVGRYGEVSKKYKVSTSPLSKQLPSLVLFQGGKEVMRRPQVDKKFRAVSWSFTEENIIREFNLNELYQKSKKLNKTKGDGGDKINESQFPTVLEEEEPEPEVDTKEETETKKDK, encoded by the exons ATGGCGTTGCTAACACCTCTCTTAGCATTCCTTTACCACTTGCCGCAGGTGTACAAATGGCTGCTGAAACCGTACTATGTCGCATCTCTGTTCATGTCAATAGCGTTTCTCATGATTCGCAAGACCCCGGGTATCTGCGAACACCTTTCAACGCAACGAGAGGATGGCAACCCTTGTGACTTCGACTGG AGAGAAGTGGAGATTCTTATGTTCCTCAGTGCCATTGTCATGATGAAAAACCGGAGAGCTA TAACGGTGGAACAGCATGTCGGAAACATCATACTGTTCAGTAAGGTGGCCAACGTCATCCTCTTCTTCAGACTAGACATCCGCATGGGTCTGCTCTACCTCACCCTCTGCATCG ttttCCTGATGACCTGTAAGCCCCCCCTCTACATGGGCCCGGAGTACATCAAGTACTTTAATGACAAGACCATAGAC GATGAATTGGAGAGGGACAACAGGGTGACGTGGATCGTCGAGTTCTTCGCTAACTGGTCACCGGAGTGTCAGTCCTTCGCTGCCGTCTACGCCGACCTCTCCCTCAA GTATAACTGTGCTGGCCTTAAGTTTGGGAAGGTGGATGTTGGTCGTTATGGAGAGGTTTCGAAGAA GTACAAGGTGAGCACGTCTCCCCTGTCCAAACAGCTTCCTTCTCTGGTGCTTTTCCAGGGCGGCAAAGAGGTGATGAGGCGCCCCCAGGTGGATAAGAAGTTCCGTGCCGTGTCTTGGAGCTTCACTGAG GAGAACATAATCAGAGAGTTCAACCTGAACGAGCTCTACCAGAAGTCCAAGAAACTCAACAAGACCAAGGGAGACGGGGGCGACAAGATCAACGAATCGCAGTTCCCGACCgtgctggaggaggaggagcctgAGCCGGAGGTTGACAccaaagaggagacagagaccaAGAAGGACAAATAG
- the zdhhc5a gene encoding palmitoyltransferase ZDHHC5a produces the protein MPGGSNSGGVGAPPSPPHAAASAPSRPLRPSRYVPVSAATAFLVGSTTLFFCFTCPWLSEQFSVAVPIYNGVIFMFVVANFCMATFMDPGIFPRAEEDEDKEDDFRAPLYKTVEIRGIQVRMKWCSTCRFYRPPRCSHCSVCDNCVEDFDHHCPWVNNCIGRRNYRYFFLFLLSLTAHIMGVFGFGLLFILYHTQQLDLVHSAVTMAVMCVAGLFFIPVAGLTGFHIVLVARGRTTNEQVTGKFRGGVNPFTNGCWKNVSHVLCSSQAPRYLGRKKQLHSVTVQPPFLRPHLTDAQLAAKVLDNGIQGDLHRSKSSLEMMESQSCDAEPPPPPKPELRYPGLSRGPQGPHTEESTLLNKAPPTPTMYKYRPTYSSPGKNHTALTHAYANQISRGDSLKESSSLLQSSQQPGFRSEPSLDGREAPGERGGAGLGGDRPGGAGSVGGAPGLGGGGIPGYSLGGRSYPSFSDPTVLSPGAGGASRSSSVRSGSAHNAAPVSEATTSTSYKSLANQTPPRNGSLSYDSLLTPSESPDFEPAAPDLSAPRAPVLGYSSPYLSAQLSQQRDVELHQPSASSVSLLSSPHRAHYLRASSSPPPPPLPERERLLQDPHHSQPPPSSAAPHPPHHHHHHHHHHHHHGSGHSGSRPPRFSRPPLLSDSAAPHPYPYRTRSTDAPPGPSTHPPRSPHPPPLGKSLSYSSAAAAEMQYRMVRKASASAGAGGGGGGGLGGGGGGIQAPKDEIQMKSFSRTNGQPKSSTSSSGSTPSSPCHPMNLSARPGQAYTGPGNTQSPAHKPGGGVKKVTGVGGTTYEISV, from the exons ATGCCGGGCGGCAGTAACAGCGGGGGTGTGGGCGCCCCCCCCTCGCCGCCACATGCCGCTGCCTCCGCCCCGTCCCGGCCGCTGCGCCCGTCCCGCTACGTGCCCGTCTCCGCGGCGACGGCCTTCCTGGTGGGGTCCACTACGCTCTTCTTCTGCTTCAC TTGCCCGTGGCTGTCGGAGCAGTTCTCGGTGGCTGTACCCATCTACAACGGCGTCATCTTCATGTTTGTGGTGGCCAACTTCTGCATGGCCACCTTTATGGACCCGGGAATATTCCCCAGAG cggaggaggacgaggacaaGGAGGATGATTTCCGCGCCCCGCTCTACAAGACGGTGGAGATCCGTGGCATCCAGGTCCGGATGAAGTGGTGCTCCACCTGCCGCTTCTACCGACCGCCGCGCTGCTCCCACTGCTCCGTCTGTGACAACTGTGTGGag GACTTTGACCATCACTGCCCGTGGGTGAACAACTGCATCGGCCGGAGGAACTACCGCTACTTCTTCCTGTTCCTGCTGTCCCTGACGGCCCACATCATGGGGGTGTTTGGCTTCGGCCTGCTCTTCATCCTCTACCACACCCAGCAGCTGGATCTGGTCCACTCCGCCGTCAC CATGGCTGTGATGTGCGTGGCCGGGCTCTTCTTCATCCCAGTCGCCGGACTGACCGGCTTCCACATCGTACTGGTGGCCCGTGGCAGAACCACCAACGAACAG GTGACGGGGAAGTTCAGAGGAGGAGTGAACCCCTTCACCAACGGCTGTTGGAAGAACGTTTCTCATGTGCTCTGCAGTTCCCAAGCGCCCAG GTACCTGGGCAGGAAGAAGCAGCTCCACAGTGTGACGGTCCAGCCGCCCTTCCTCCGGCCACACCTCACCGACGCCCAGCTGGCCGCCAAGGTCCTGGACAACGGCATCCAGGGGGACCTGCACCGG TCTAAAAGTAGTCTGGAGATGATGGAGAGTCAGTCATGTGACGCCgagcccccccctcccccgaaACCAGAGCTGAGGTATCCCGGCCTCTCCAGGGGCCCCCAGGGACCACACACCGAGG AGAGTACTCTTCTGAACAAAGCTCCGCCCACTCCCACGATGTACAAGTACAGGCCGACCTATAGCAGCCCAGGAAAGAACCACACCGCCCTCACCCACGCCTATGCCAACCAG ATAAGTCGAGGAGACAGCCTAAAGGAGTCGTCCTCCCTGCTTCAGTCCAGCCAGCAGCCTGGCTTCCGCTCTGAGCCCAGCCTGGATGGGAGAGAGGCCCCAGGGGAGAGGGGCGGAGCGGGACTGGGCGGGGACCGACCCGGAGGAGCGGGCTCAGTCGGCGGGGCACCAGGTTTGGGGGGAGGCGGCATTCCCGGCTACTCATTGGGAGGGCGCTCTTACCCTTCGTTCTCCGACCCCACGGTTCTGTCTCCTGGAGCGGGAGGGGCTTCCCGGTCGTCCAGCGTGCGTTCCGGCTCCGCCCACAACGCAGCGCCTGTTTCCGAGGCGACGACCTCCACGAGTTATAAGAGCCTGGCCAACCAAACGCCGCCGCGCAACGGGAGCCTGTCCTACGACAGCCTGCTCACGCCCTCCGAGAGCCCCGACTTCGAGCCGGCCGCCCCGGACCTGTCCGCCCCGCGAGCCCCCGTCCTGGGCTACTCCTCGCCCTACCTGTCGGCCCAGCTCAGCCAGCAGCGGGACGTCGAGCTCCACCAGCCCTCcgcctcctctgtctccctgctgtCGTCCCCGCACCGCGCCCACTACCTCCgcgcctcctcctcccccccgcCGCCGCCCCTCCCCGAGAGGGAGCGCCTCCTCCAGGACCCGCACCACTCTCAGCCCCCGCCCTCGTCCGcggccccccaccccccccaccaccaccatcaccaccatcaccaccaccaccaccacggtAGCGGCCATTCCGGGTCCAGACCCCCGCGCTTCTCCCGCCCCCCGCTCCTGTCCGACTCGGCGGCCCCCCACCCCTACCCGTACCGCACCCGCTCCACGGACGCCCCCCCGGGCCCGTCCACACACCCGCCGcgctccccccaccccccgccgcTGGGCAAGTCGCTGTCGTACTCGTCGGCGGCGGCGGCGGAGATGCAGTACCGGATGGTGCGCAAGGCGTCGGCTTCGGCCGGGGCGGGGGGAGGAGGCGGGGGAGGGTTGGGGGGCGGAGGAGGGGGGATCCAGGCGCCAAA GGACGAGATCCAGATGAAGTCGTTCAGCCGGACGAACGGGCAGCCCaagtcctccacctcctcctcaggctccaccccctcctctccctgccaCCCAATGAACTTGTCCGCTCGCCCCGGACAGGCCTATACCGGCCCTGGCAACACCCAGAGCCCCGCCCACAAGCCGGGGGGCGGGGTGAAGAAGGTGACTGGCGTCGGCGGGACAACTTACGAGATTTCGGTCTGA
- the slc43a1b gene encoding solute carrier family 43 member 1b isoform X1 translates to MAPSLTQAYQRRWWMAVTAVIENLLFSAVLLGWGSLLIMLKNEGFYSHLCISNETVLSNVSSWDSGIWHSCVDQEEMLNLGFTIGSFLLSAATLPLGILMDKYGPRPLRLLGSACFAFSCAMIAGAAYYPEVLSALIFIAVSFNGFGGICLTFTSLTLPNMFGNVRSTILSLMIGSYASSAVTFPGVKLIYDLGVSFRVIMWVWSGLACLVFLNCFLNWPRESFPDPEDISYTRKVKLSDVVMDDKAPGDIFYSHVTTAGETLKQKQPDPISEQLPPAEPAQGESGPSFRSSVCSPIFLWSLITMAMTQLRIIFFMGAMNKMLEFLVTHGDPHPSEKLLMEADQQVGFYSSLFGSLQLLCLLTCPLIGYIMDWRMKECDVTQSQLEPPKRDRKIQKLTNAIRAFIFTNILLVTFGVIQMIDNLPVQILAFIFHTMVRGFVHSCAGGLYAAVYPTNHFGTLTGMQSMISALFALLQQPLFVIMVGHLDGDPYWINLSLLIASLAGFLLPGYLIYHRRSLRREKAMPEREAVNQSERETLHQLENCHPKNHSNGHLSNEA, encoded by the exons ATGGCTCCTTCCCTGACCCAGGCCTATCAGAGGCGCTGGTGGATGGCTGTTACTGCGGTCATAGAGAACCTGCTGTTCTCTGCTGTATTGCTGGGCTGGGGATCACTACTCATCATGCTCAAGAACGAGGGTTTCTATTCACATCTCTGCATAA GCAATGAGACAGTGTTAAGTAACGTGAGTTCCTGGGACAGCGGTATCTGGCATAGCTGTGTGGACCAGGAAGAGATGTTGAATCTGGGTTTTACCATTGGCTCCTTCTTGCTGAGCGCAGCCACTCTGCCGCTTGGGATCCTGATGGACAAATACGGGCCCCGCCCACTCCGCCTCCTCGGCAG TGCCTGTTTTGCTTTCTCTTGTGCCATGATAGCTGGAGCTGCCTACTACCCTGAAG TTCTCTCTGCCCTCATCTTCATCGCTGTTTCCTTCAATGGCTTCGGAGGAATCTGCCTTACCTTCACCTCCCTCACA tTACCCAACATGTTTGGGAATGTGCGCTCCACCATCTTGTCCTTAATGATTGGCTCATACGCCTCCTCCGCCGTCACCTTCCCTGGAGTCAAG CTGATCTATGATCTGGGCGTGTCCTTCAGGGTGATCATGTGGGTGTGGTCTGGGCTTGCCTGCCTCGTCTTCCTCAACTGCTTTCTCAATTGGCCAAGGGAGTCTTTCCCCGACCCAGAGGACATAAGCTACAC AAGGAAAGTGAAGCTGAGTGATGTAGTGATGGATGACAAGGCACCAGGGGACATATTTTATAGTCATGTGACAACAGCGGGAGAGACTCTGAAGCAGAAGCAGCCAGACCCCATCTCAGAACAGCTCCCTCCAGCAGAACCCGCACAGGGTGAAA GTGGCCCTTCATTCCGTAGTTCAGTCTGCTCGCCTATCTTCCTGTGGAGTCTCATCACCATGGCGATGACCCAGCTACGCATCATCTTCTTCATGGGTGCCATGAACAAAATGCTGGAGTTCCTGGTTACCCACGGTGACCCACACC CCTCTGAGAAGCTATTAATGGAAGCTGACCAACAAG TGGGCTTCTACTCCTCTCTTTTTGGCTCCCTGCAGCTCCTCTGCCTCCTAACCTGTCCTTTGATTGGCTACATCATGGACTGGCGAATGAAGGAGTGCGACGTGACCCAGAG CCAACTAGAGCCCCcgaagagagacaggaagatcCAAAAACTGACAAATGCCATACGAGCTTTCATTTTCACCAACATTCTACTAGTCACCTTCGGAGTGATCCAGATGATTGACAACCTGCCTGTACAG ATTCTAGCCTTCATATTCCACACCATGGTCAGAGGCTTTGTTCACTCCTGTGCCGGGGGCCTCTATGCTGCAGT ATATCCAACCAATCACTTTGGGACGTTGACGGGGATGCAGTCGATGATCAGTGCCCTGTTTGCACTCCTCCAGCAGCCtctctttgtcattatggtggGACACTTGGACGGAGACCCTTATTGG ATCAACCTGAGCCTACTCATTGCCTCATTGGCTGGATTCCTGTTGCCCGGATACCTGATCTATCACCGAAGGAgcctgaggagagagaaggCTATGCCAGAGAGGGAAGCTGTTAACCAATCAGAAAGAGAAACGTTACACCAATTAGAAAATTGTCATCCCAAAAACCATTCTAATGGACATCTCAGTAATGAAGCTTAA